The Centroberyx gerrardi isolate f3 chromosome 7, fCenGer3.hap1.cur.20231027, whole genome shotgun sequence genome contains a region encoding:
- the hgs gene encoding hepatocyte growth factor-regulated tyrosine kinase substrate isoform X3 yields the protein MGKGGGTFERLLDKATSQLLLETDWESILQICDLIRQGDTQAKYAIGAIKKKLNDKNPHVALYALEVLESVVKNCGQTVHDEVASKQTMEELKDLLKQTEPNVRNKILYLIQAWAHAFRNEPKYKVVQDTYQIMKVEGHVFPEFKESDAMFAAERAPDWVDAEECHRCRVQFGVMTRKHHCRACGQIFCGKCSSKYSTIPKFGIEKEVRVCEPCFELLNNHPSLSPPPRKAEGKAPSAGPAELPPEYLTSPLSQQSQVVVHESMPPKRDEAALQEEEELQLAIALSQSEAEEKERMRQKNSYSVYPKAEPTPVTSSAPPVSTLYSSPVNSSAPSAEDVDPELARYLNRTYWEKKQEEARKSPTPSAPAPVPLAEPLPPISQPVETHVPVQPVNIVEQQYQNGESEENHEQFLKALQNAVTTFLNRMKSNHMRGRSITNDSAVLSLFQSINNMHPQLLDILNQLDEKRLYYEGLQDKLAQVRDARAALNALRDEHREKLRRAAEEAERQRQIQLAQKLEIMRQKKQEYLEMQRQLAIQRLQEQEKERQMRLEQQKHTIQMRAQMPAFPLPYAQMQSLPPNVSGGVVYQPGAPPTYPGTFSPAGSVEGSPMHNVYMNPPGQTAPGQYQAMPATDPNMVNAYMYQAAGTNGQPPPPGQAPPTTSPAYSNYQPTPTQGYQNVVSQAPQSMPPMSQAAPTNGMGYMGYQPYSMQNMMSALPGQDPNMPPQQPYMPGQQPMYQQMAPPGGPQQQAQQQPPQAVPGSAEAQLISFD from the exons ATGGGGAAAGGTGGAGGTACATTTGAGAGGCTTCTGG ATAAAGCCACCAgtcagctgctgctggaaacagaCTGGGAATCCATTCTGCAGATCTGTGATCTCATTCGACAAGGAGACACACA AGCTAAATATGCAATTGGTGCCATTAAGAAGAAGTTGAATGACAAAAATCCACATGTGGCCCTCTATGCACTTGAG GTCCTGGAGTCAGTAGTGAAGAACTGTGGCCAGACCGTCCATGATGAGGTGGCCAGTAAACAAACCATGGAGGAACTGAAGGATCTACTTAAG CAGACGGAGCCAAATGTCAGAAATAAGATCTTGTACCTGATCCAAGCCTGGGCCCACGCCTTCCGCAATGAGCCCAAGTACAAGGTGGTCCAAGACACGTACCAGATCATGAAGGTGGAAG GTCATGTGTTTCCGGAGTTTAAGGAGAGTGATGCAATGTTTGCAGCTGagaga GCTCCGGACTGGGTTGATGCTGAGGAGTGCCACCGGTGCAGAGTTCAGTTTGGTGTTATGACAAGAAAG CACCATTGCCGAGCCTGTGGCCAGATTTTCTGTGGCAAATGCTCGTCTAAGTACTCCACCATCCCGAAGTTTGGCATTGAGAAGGAAGTGCGTGTCTGCGAGCCCTGCTTTGAGCTCCTAAACAA ccacccctccctctctcctccacctagGAAAGCAGAAGGGAAAGCCCCATCCGCAGGCCCTGCTGAGCTGCCTCCAGAGTACCTGACCAGCCCTCTGTCCCAGCAGTCTCAGGTAGTGGTCCACGAATCA ATGCCCCCGAAAAGAGATGAGGCTgcgctgcaggaggaggaggagctacaGCTGGCCATTGCCCTGTCCCAAAGCGAGgctgaggagaaggagaggatg agGCAGAAGAACTCGTACTCTGTGTATCCCAAAGCTGAGCCGACCCCAGTGACTTCCTCAGCACCACCAGTCAGCACCCTCTACTCTTCCCCCGTG AACTCTTCTGCTCCATCAGCTGAAGATGTGGACCCAGAG CTGGCCCGTTACCTGAACAGAACATACTGGGagaagaaacaggaagaggcTCGCAAGAGTCCCACCCCTTCTGCCCCTGCCCCTGTGCCATTGGCTGAGCCCCTGCCGCCAATCAGTCAGCCAGTGGAAACTCATGTCCCTGTCCAGCCAGTCAACATAGTGGAG CAGCAGTACCAGAACGGGGAGTCAGAGGAGAACCATGAGCAGTTCCTGAAGGCTCTGCAGAACGCTGTCACCACCTTCCTCAACCGCATGAAGAGCAACCACATGCGTGGGCGCAGCATCACCAACGACAGTGCCGTGCTCTCCCTCTTCCAGTCCATCAACAACATGCATCCACAGCTGCTGGACATCCTCAACCAGCTGGATGAGAAGAGAT TGTACTATGAGGGGCTGCAGGACAAGCTGGCTCAGGTGCGCGATGCTCGGGCGGCCCTCAACGCCCTTCGGGACGAGCACAGAGAGAAGCTGCGCCGTGCCGCAGAAGAAgcggagagacagaggcagatcCAGCTGGCACAAAAACTGGAGATCATGAGGCAGAAGAAACAG gAGTACTTGGAGATGCAAAGGCAGCTGGCCATTCAGCGCCTccaggagcaggagaaggagaggcagatgCGTCtggagcagcagaaacacacaatcCAGATGAGGGCCCAAATGCCTGCTTTCCCTCTGCCCTACGCCCAG ATGCAGTCCTTGCCTCCCAACGTGTCAGGAGGGGTGGTGTACCAGCCTGGTGCTCCACCCACCTACCCAGGCACCTTCAGCCCTGCTGGCTCCGTGGAGGGCTCGCCTATGCACAACGTCTATATGAACCCGCCGGGGCAGACTGCACCTGGGCAGTACCAAGCCATGCCCGCCACAG ATCCCAATATGGTTAATGCGTACATGTACCAGGCTGCAGGCACCAATGGGCAGCCTCCCCCTCCCGGCCAGGCCCCTCCCACCACTAGTCCAGCCTACTCCAACTACCAGCCCACGCCCACACAGGGCTACCAG AATGTGGTCTCCCAGGCCCCCCAGAGTATGCCCCCCATGTCCCAGGCAGCCCCCACCAACGGTATGGGCTACATGGGCTACCAGCCATACAGCATGCAGAACATGATGTCAGCATTGCCAGGACAGGACCCCAATATGCCCCCTCAACAGCCCTACATGCCAGGCCAGCAGCCCATGTACCAGCAG ATGGCTCCCCCTGGTGGCCCGCAGCAGCAGGCTCAGCAGCAGCCCCCTCAGGCCGTCCCGGGCAGCGCAGAGGCACAGCTCATCTCCTTCGACTGA
- the hgs gene encoding hepatocyte growth factor-regulated tyrosine kinase substrate isoform X9 — MGKGGGTFERLLDKATSQLLLETDWESILQICDLIRQGDTQAKYAIGAIKKKLNDKNPHVALYALEVLESVVKNCGQTVHDEVASKQTMEELKDLLKKQTEPNVRNKILYLIQAWAHAFRNEPKYKVVQDTYQIMKVEGHVFPEFKESDAMFAAERAPDWVDAEECHRCRVQFGVMTRKHHCRACGQIFCGKCSSKYSTIPKFGIEKEVRVCEPCFELLNKKAEGKAPSAGPAELPPEYLTSPLSQQSQMPPKRDEAALQEEEELQLAIALSQSEAEEKERMRQKNSYSVYPKAEPTPVTSSAPPVSTLYSSPVNSSAPSAEDVDPELARYLNRTYWEKKQEEARKSPTPSAPAPVPLAEPLPPISQPVETHVPVQPVNIVEQQYQNGESEENHEQFLKALQNAVTTFLNRMKSNHMRGRSITNDSAVLSLFQSINNMHPQLLDILNQLDEKRLYYEGLQDKLAQVRDARAALNALRDEHREKLRRAAEEAERQRQIQLAQKLEIMRQKKQEYLEMQRQLAIQRLQEQEKERQMRLEQQKHTIQMRAQMPAFPLPYAQMQSLPPNVSGGVVYQPGAPPTYPGTFSPAGSVEGSPMHNVYMNPPGQTAPGQYQAMPATDPNMVNAYMYQAAGTNGQPPPPGQAPPTTSPAYSNYQPTPTQGYQNVVSQAPQSMPPMSQAAPTNGMGYMGYQPYSMQNMMSALPGQDPNMPPQQPYMPGQQPMYQQMAPPGGPQQQAQQQPPQAVPGSAEAQLISFD, encoded by the exons ATGGGGAAAGGTGGAGGTACATTTGAGAGGCTTCTGG ATAAAGCCACCAgtcagctgctgctggaaacagaCTGGGAATCCATTCTGCAGATCTGTGATCTCATTCGACAAGGAGACACACA AGCTAAATATGCAATTGGTGCCATTAAGAAGAAGTTGAATGACAAAAATCCACATGTGGCCCTCTATGCACTTGAG GTCCTGGAGTCAGTAGTGAAGAACTGTGGCCAGACCGTCCATGATGAGGTGGCCAGTAAACAAACCATGGAGGAACTGAAGGATCTACTTAAG AAGCAGACGGAGCCAAATGTCAGAAATAAGATCTTGTACCTGATCCAAGCCTGGGCCCACGCCTTCCGCAATGAGCCCAAGTACAAGGTGGTCCAAGACACGTACCAGATCATGAAGGTGGAAG GTCATGTGTTTCCGGAGTTTAAGGAGAGTGATGCAATGTTTGCAGCTGagaga GCTCCGGACTGGGTTGATGCTGAGGAGTGCCACCGGTGCAGAGTTCAGTTTGGTGTTATGACAAGAAAG CACCATTGCCGAGCCTGTGGCCAGATTTTCTGTGGCAAATGCTCGTCTAAGTACTCCACCATCCCGAAGTTTGGCATTGAGAAGGAAGTGCGTGTCTGCGAGCCCTGCTTTGAGCTCCTAAACAA GAAAGCAGAAGGGAAAGCCCCATCCGCAGGCCCTGCTGAGCTGCCTCCAGAGTACCTGACCAGCCCTCTGTCCCAGCAGTCTCAG ATGCCCCCGAAAAGAGATGAGGCTgcgctgcaggaggaggaggagctacaGCTGGCCATTGCCCTGTCCCAAAGCGAGgctgaggagaaggagaggatg agGCAGAAGAACTCGTACTCTGTGTATCCCAAAGCTGAGCCGACCCCAGTGACTTCCTCAGCACCACCAGTCAGCACCCTCTACTCTTCCCCCGTG AACTCTTCTGCTCCATCAGCTGAAGATGTGGACCCAGAG CTGGCCCGTTACCTGAACAGAACATACTGGGagaagaaacaggaagaggcTCGCAAGAGTCCCACCCCTTCTGCCCCTGCCCCTGTGCCATTGGCTGAGCCCCTGCCGCCAATCAGTCAGCCAGTGGAAACTCATGTCCCTGTCCAGCCAGTCAACATAGTGGAG CAGCAGTACCAGAACGGGGAGTCAGAGGAGAACCATGAGCAGTTCCTGAAGGCTCTGCAGAACGCTGTCACCACCTTCCTCAACCGCATGAAGAGCAACCACATGCGTGGGCGCAGCATCACCAACGACAGTGCCGTGCTCTCCCTCTTCCAGTCCATCAACAACATGCATCCACAGCTGCTGGACATCCTCAACCAGCTGGATGAGAAGAGAT TGTACTATGAGGGGCTGCAGGACAAGCTGGCTCAGGTGCGCGATGCTCGGGCGGCCCTCAACGCCCTTCGGGACGAGCACAGAGAGAAGCTGCGCCGTGCCGCAGAAGAAgcggagagacagaggcagatcCAGCTGGCACAAAAACTGGAGATCATGAGGCAGAAGAAACAG gAGTACTTGGAGATGCAAAGGCAGCTGGCCATTCAGCGCCTccaggagcaggagaaggagaggcagatgCGTCtggagcagcagaaacacacaatcCAGATGAGGGCCCAAATGCCTGCTTTCCCTCTGCCCTACGCCCAG ATGCAGTCCTTGCCTCCCAACGTGTCAGGAGGGGTGGTGTACCAGCCTGGTGCTCCACCCACCTACCCAGGCACCTTCAGCCCTGCTGGCTCCGTGGAGGGCTCGCCTATGCACAACGTCTATATGAACCCGCCGGGGCAGACTGCACCTGGGCAGTACCAAGCCATGCCCGCCACAG ATCCCAATATGGTTAATGCGTACATGTACCAGGCTGCAGGCACCAATGGGCAGCCTCCCCCTCCCGGCCAGGCCCCTCCCACCACTAGTCCAGCCTACTCCAACTACCAGCCCACGCCCACACAGGGCTACCAG AATGTGGTCTCCCAGGCCCCCCAGAGTATGCCCCCCATGTCCCAGGCAGCCCCCACCAACGGTATGGGCTACATGGGCTACCAGCCATACAGCATGCAGAACATGATGTCAGCATTGCCAGGACAGGACCCCAATATGCCCCCTCAACAGCCCTACATGCCAGGCCAGCAGCCCATGTACCAGCAG ATGGCTCCCCCTGGTGGCCCGCAGCAGCAGGCTCAGCAGCAGCCCCCTCAGGCCGTCCCGGGCAGCGCAGAGGCACAGCTCATCTCCTTCGACTGA
- the hgs gene encoding hepatocyte growth factor-regulated tyrosine kinase substrate isoform X10, whose product MGKGGGTFERLLDKATSQLLLETDWESILQICDLIRQGDTQAKYAIGAIKKKLNDKNPHVALYALEVLESVVKNCGQTVHDEVASKQTMEELKDLLKKQTEPNVRNKILYLIQAWAHAFRNEPKYKVVQDTYQIMKVEGHVFPEFKESDAMFAAERAPDWVDAEECHRCRVQFGVMTRKHHCRACGQIFCGKCSSKYSTIPKFGIEKEVRVCEPCFELLNKKAEGKAPSAGPAELPPEYLTSPLSQQSQMPPKRDEAALQEEEELQLAIALSQSEAEEKERMRQKNSYSVYPKAEPTPVTSSAPPVSTLYSSPVNSSAPSAEDVDPELARYLNRTYWEKKQEEARKSPTPSAPAPVPLAEPLPPISQPVETHVPVQPVNIVEQYQNGESEENHEQFLKALQNAVTTFLNRMKSNHMRGRSITNDSAVLSLFQSINNMHPQLLDILNQLDEKRLYYEGLQDKLAQVRDARAALNALRDEHREKLRRAAEEAERQRQIQLAQKLEIMRQKKQEYLEMQRQLAIQRLQEQEKERQMRLEQQKHTIQMRAQMPAFPLPYAQMQSLPPNVSGGVVYQPGAPPTYPGTFSPAGSVEGSPMHNVYMNPPGQTAPGQYQAMPATDPNMVNAYMYQAAGTNGQPPPPGQAPPTTSPAYSNYQPTPTQGYQNVVSQAPQSMPPMSQAAPTNGMGYMGYQPYSMQNMMSALPGQDPNMPPQQPYMPGQQPMYQQMAPPGGPQQQAQQQPPQAVPGSAEAQLISFD is encoded by the exons ATGGGGAAAGGTGGAGGTACATTTGAGAGGCTTCTGG ATAAAGCCACCAgtcagctgctgctggaaacagaCTGGGAATCCATTCTGCAGATCTGTGATCTCATTCGACAAGGAGACACACA AGCTAAATATGCAATTGGTGCCATTAAGAAGAAGTTGAATGACAAAAATCCACATGTGGCCCTCTATGCACTTGAG GTCCTGGAGTCAGTAGTGAAGAACTGTGGCCAGACCGTCCATGATGAGGTGGCCAGTAAACAAACCATGGAGGAACTGAAGGATCTACTTAAG AAGCAGACGGAGCCAAATGTCAGAAATAAGATCTTGTACCTGATCCAAGCCTGGGCCCACGCCTTCCGCAATGAGCCCAAGTACAAGGTGGTCCAAGACACGTACCAGATCATGAAGGTGGAAG GTCATGTGTTTCCGGAGTTTAAGGAGAGTGATGCAATGTTTGCAGCTGagaga GCTCCGGACTGGGTTGATGCTGAGGAGTGCCACCGGTGCAGAGTTCAGTTTGGTGTTATGACAAGAAAG CACCATTGCCGAGCCTGTGGCCAGATTTTCTGTGGCAAATGCTCGTCTAAGTACTCCACCATCCCGAAGTTTGGCATTGAGAAGGAAGTGCGTGTCTGCGAGCCCTGCTTTGAGCTCCTAAACAA GAAAGCAGAAGGGAAAGCCCCATCCGCAGGCCCTGCTGAGCTGCCTCCAGAGTACCTGACCAGCCCTCTGTCCCAGCAGTCTCAG ATGCCCCCGAAAAGAGATGAGGCTgcgctgcaggaggaggaggagctacaGCTGGCCATTGCCCTGTCCCAAAGCGAGgctgaggagaaggagaggatg agGCAGAAGAACTCGTACTCTGTGTATCCCAAAGCTGAGCCGACCCCAGTGACTTCCTCAGCACCACCAGTCAGCACCCTCTACTCTTCCCCCGTG AACTCTTCTGCTCCATCAGCTGAAGATGTGGACCCAGAG CTGGCCCGTTACCTGAACAGAACATACTGGGagaagaaacaggaagaggcTCGCAAGAGTCCCACCCCTTCTGCCCCTGCCCCTGTGCCATTGGCTGAGCCCCTGCCGCCAATCAGTCAGCCAGTGGAAACTCATGTCCCTGTCCAGCCAGTCAACATAGTGGAG CAGTACCAGAACGGGGAGTCAGAGGAGAACCATGAGCAGTTCCTGAAGGCTCTGCAGAACGCTGTCACCACCTTCCTCAACCGCATGAAGAGCAACCACATGCGTGGGCGCAGCATCACCAACGACAGTGCCGTGCTCTCCCTCTTCCAGTCCATCAACAACATGCATCCACAGCTGCTGGACATCCTCAACCAGCTGGATGAGAAGAGAT TGTACTATGAGGGGCTGCAGGACAAGCTGGCTCAGGTGCGCGATGCTCGGGCGGCCCTCAACGCCCTTCGGGACGAGCACAGAGAGAAGCTGCGCCGTGCCGCAGAAGAAgcggagagacagaggcagatcCAGCTGGCACAAAAACTGGAGATCATGAGGCAGAAGAAACAG gAGTACTTGGAGATGCAAAGGCAGCTGGCCATTCAGCGCCTccaggagcaggagaaggagaggcagatgCGTCtggagcagcagaaacacacaatcCAGATGAGGGCCCAAATGCCTGCTTTCCCTCTGCCCTACGCCCAG ATGCAGTCCTTGCCTCCCAACGTGTCAGGAGGGGTGGTGTACCAGCCTGGTGCTCCACCCACCTACCCAGGCACCTTCAGCCCTGCTGGCTCCGTGGAGGGCTCGCCTATGCACAACGTCTATATGAACCCGCCGGGGCAGACTGCACCTGGGCAGTACCAAGCCATGCCCGCCACAG ATCCCAATATGGTTAATGCGTACATGTACCAGGCTGCAGGCACCAATGGGCAGCCTCCCCCTCCCGGCCAGGCCCCTCCCACCACTAGTCCAGCCTACTCCAACTACCAGCCCACGCCCACACAGGGCTACCAG AATGTGGTCTCCCAGGCCCCCCAGAGTATGCCCCCCATGTCCCAGGCAGCCCCCACCAACGGTATGGGCTACATGGGCTACCAGCCATACAGCATGCAGAACATGATGTCAGCATTGCCAGGACAGGACCCCAATATGCCCCCTCAACAGCCCTACATGCCAGGCCAGCAGCCCATGTACCAGCAG ATGGCTCCCCCTGGTGGCCCGCAGCAGCAGGCTCAGCAGCAGCCCCCTCAGGCCGTCCCGGGCAGCGCAGAGGCACAGCTCATCTCCTTCGACTGA
- the hgs gene encoding hepatocyte growth factor-regulated tyrosine kinase substrate isoform X6, with protein MGKGGGTFERLLDKATSQLLLETDWESILQICDLIRQGDTQAKYAIGAIKKKLNDKNPHVALYALEVLESVVKNCGQTVHDEVASKQTMEELKDLLKKQTEPNVRNKILYLIQAWAHAFRNEPKYKVVQDTYQIMKVEGHVFPEFKESDAMFAAERAPDWVDAEECHRCRVQFGVMTRKHHCRACGQIFCGKCSSKYSTIPKFGIEKEVRVCEPCFELLNNHPSLSPPPRKAEGKAPSAGPAELPPEYLTSPLSQQSQMPPKRDEAALQEEEELQLAIALSQSEAEEKERMRQKNSYSVYPKAEPTPVTSSAPPVSTLYSSPVNSSAPSAEDVDPELARYLNRTYWEKKQEEARKSPTPSAPAPVPLAEPLPPISQPVETHVPVQPVNIVEQQYQNGESEENHEQFLKALQNAVTTFLNRMKSNHMRGRSITNDSAVLSLFQSINNMHPQLLDILNQLDEKRLYYEGLQDKLAQVRDARAALNALRDEHREKLRRAAEEAERQRQIQLAQKLEIMRQKKQEYLEMQRQLAIQRLQEQEKERQMRLEQQKHTIQMRAQMPAFPLPYAQMQSLPPNVSGGVVYQPGAPPTYPGTFSPAGSVEGSPMHNVYMNPPGQTAPGQYQAMPATDPNMVNAYMYQAAGTNGQPPPPGQAPPTTSPAYSNYQPTPTQGYQNVVSQAPQSMPPMSQAAPTNGMGYMGYQPYSMQNMMSALPGQDPNMPPQQPYMPGQQPMYQQMAPPGGPQQQAQQQPPQAVPGSAEAQLISFD; from the exons ATGGGGAAAGGTGGAGGTACATTTGAGAGGCTTCTGG ATAAAGCCACCAgtcagctgctgctggaaacagaCTGGGAATCCATTCTGCAGATCTGTGATCTCATTCGACAAGGAGACACACA AGCTAAATATGCAATTGGTGCCATTAAGAAGAAGTTGAATGACAAAAATCCACATGTGGCCCTCTATGCACTTGAG GTCCTGGAGTCAGTAGTGAAGAACTGTGGCCAGACCGTCCATGATGAGGTGGCCAGTAAACAAACCATGGAGGAACTGAAGGATCTACTTAAG AAGCAGACGGAGCCAAATGTCAGAAATAAGATCTTGTACCTGATCCAAGCCTGGGCCCACGCCTTCCGCAATGAGCCCAAGTACAAGGTGGTCCAAGACACGTACCAGATCATGAAGGTGGAAG GTCATGTGTTTCCGGAGTTTAAGGAGAGTGATGCAATGTTTGCAGCTGagaga GCTCCGGACTGGGTTGATGCTGAGGAGTGCCACCGGTGCAGAGTTCAGTTTGGTGTTATGACAAGAAAG CACCATTGCCGAGCCTGTGGCCAGATTTTCTGTGGCAAATGCTCGTCTAAGTACTCCACCATCCCGAAGTTTGGCATTGAGAAGGAAGTGCGTGTCTGCGAGCCCTGCTTTGAGCTCCTAAACAA ccacccctccctctctcctccacctagGAAAGCAGAAGGGAAAGCCCCATCCGCAGGCCCTGCTGAGCTGCCTCCAGAGTACCTGACCAGCCCTCTGTCCCAGCAGTCTCAG ATGCCCCCGAAAAGAGATGAGGCTgcgctgcaggaggaggaggagctacaGCTGGCCATTGCCCTGTCCCAAAGCGAGgctgaggagaaggagaggatg agGCAGAAGAACTCGTACTCTGTGTATCCCAAAGCTGAGCCGACCCCAGTGACTTCCTCAGCACCACCAGTCAGCACCCTCTACTCTTCCCCCGTG AACTCTTCTGCTCCATCAGCTGAAGATGTGGACCCAGAG CTGGCCCGTTACCTGAACAGAACATACTGGGagaagaaacaggaagaggcTCGCAAGAGTCCCACCCCTTCTGCCCCTGCCCCTGTGCCATTGGCTGAGCCCCTGCCGCCAATCAGTCAGCCAGTGGAAACTCATGTCCCTGTCCAGCCAGTCAACATAGTGGAG CAGCAGTACCAGAACGGGGAGTCAGAGGAGAACCATGAGCAGTTCCTGAAGGCTCTGCAGAACGCTGTCACCACCTTCCTCAACCGCATGAAGAGCAACCACATGCGTGGGCGCAGCATCACCAACGACAGTGCCGTGCTCTCCCTCTTCCAGTCCATCAACAACATGCATCCACAGCTGCTGGACATCCTCAACCAGCTGGATGAGAAGAGAT TGTACTATGAGGGGCTGCAGGACAAGCTGGCTCAGGTGCGCGATGCTCGGGCGGCCCTCAACGCCCTTCGGGACGAGCACAGAGAGAAGCTGCGCCGTGCCGCAGAAGAAgcggagagacagaggcagatcCAGCTGGCACAAAAACTGGAGATCATGAGGCAGAAGAAACAG gAGTACTTGGAGATGCAAAGGCAGCTGGCCATTCAGCGCCTccaggagcaggagaaggagaggcagatgCGTCtggagcagcagaaacacacaatcCAGATGAGGGCCCAAATGCCTGCTTTCCCTCTGCCCTACGCCCAG ATGCAGTCCTTGCCTCCCAACGTGTCAGGAGGGGTGGTGTACCAGCCTGGTGCTCCACCCACCTACCCAGGCACCTTCAGCCCTGCTGGCTCCGTGGAGGGCTCGCCTATGCACAACGTCTATATGAACCCGCCGGGGCAGACTGCACCTGGGCAGTACCAAGCCATGCCCGCCACAG ATCCCAATATGGTTAATGCGTACATGTACCAGGCTGCAGGCACCAATGGGCAGCCTCCCCCTCCCGGCCAGGCCCCTCCCACCACTAGTCCAGCCTACTCCAACTACCAGCCCACGCCCACACAGGGCTACCAG AATGTGGTCTCCCAGGCCCCCCAGAGTATGCCCCCCATGTCCCAGGCAGCCCCCACCAACGGTATGGGCTACATGGGCTACCAGCCATACAGCATGCAGAACATGATGTCAGCATTGCCAGGACAGGACCCCAATATGCCCCCTCAACAGCCCTACATGCCAGGCCAGCAGCCCATGTACCAGCAG ATGGCTCCCCCTGGTGGCCCGCAGCAGCAGGCTCAGCAGCAGCCCCCTCAGGCCGTCCCGGGCAGCGCAGAGGCACAGCTCATCTCCTTCGACTGA